A stretch of Campylobacter showae DNA encodes these proteins:
- a CDS encoding carbon-nitrogen hydrolase family protein, with translation MNNATAAVCALQLPTQPMSESRLDYYFRICADEGARLVVLGEYMLNSFFKELELMPKSLIKEQSERKKHALAAMAQKYNLEILAPLVLPKGKGFVKVAARFSPASSRFYEQQILMPYPHWNEAKFFANKAEGELNLPVFSYEKFKIGVMFGFEAHFDAAWAYMAHKKVDAIVVPTACTFFSESRWEELLKTRAFTNNVYVLRVNRVGNHKAASGEQWSFYGDSMLISPFGEVVSRLGKNEEMMVAKLEKTELAQARHLWGFSQILHKRLG, from the coding sequence ATGAATAACGCTACCGCAGCCGTTTGCGCCTTACAGCTGCCGACTCAGCCCATGAGCGAGTCGAGGTTAGATTATTATTTTAGGATTTGCGCCGACGAGGGCGCTAGGCTCGTGGTACTCGGAGAGTACATGCTAAACAGCTTTTTTAAAGAGCTAGAGCTAATGCCAAAAAGCCTCATCAAGGAGCAAAGCGAGCGCAAAAAACACGCGCTTGCCGCGATGGCGCAAAAATACAATCTAGAAATCCTAGCTCCGCTCGTACTGCCAAAAGGCAAAGGCTTCGTCAAGGTAGCAGCTAGATTTAGTCCTGCGTCCTCGCGCTTTTACGAGCAGCAGATCTTGATGCCCTACCCGCACTGGAACGAGGCGAAATTTTTTGCTAACAAGGCTGAAGGCGAGCTAAATTTGCCCGTTTTTAGCTACGAAAAATTTAAAATCGGCGTGATGTTTGGCTTTGAGGCGCATTTTGATGCAGCTTGGGCGTATATGGCGCACAAGAAGGTCGATGCCATCGTAGTTCCCACCGCGTGCACGTTTTTTAGCGAGTCGCGCTGGGAGGAGCTGCTAAAAACCCGCGCCTTTACGAACAACGTCTATGTCCTGCGCGTAAACCGCGTCGGCAATCACAAGGCCGCTAGCGGCGAGCAGTGGAGCTTTTACGGTGATTCGATGCTGATTAGCCCATTTGGCGAGGTGGTTTCGCGCCTAGGCAAAAACGAAGAGATGATGGTAGCAAAGCTCGAAAAAACCGAACTCGCGCAGGCTAGACACCTGTGGGGATTTTCTCAAATTTTACATAAAAGACTAGGCTAA
- the xseB gene encoding exodeoxyribonuclease VII small subunit — protein sequence MSENLSEDFESKLAKANEILKQLGDENLSLEQSVKLHKEGKKLLEEADKILQNAKLVVKDADDE from the coding sequence ATGAGTGAAAATTTAAGCGAGGATTTTGAGAGCAAACTCGCCAAAGCAAATGAAATTTTAAAACAGCTCGGCGATGAAAATTTAAGCCTCGAGCAAAGCGTCAAGCTGCACAAAGAGGGCAAAAAGCTGCTCGAGGAGGCAGACAAAATCCTGCAAAACGCAAAGCTAGTCGTAAAGGACGCAGACGATGAATAA
- the metX gene encoding homoserine O-acetyltransferase MetX, with protein sequence MLNLKTGKVKFDEPLYLESGRILPEFELAYETYGELNKDKSNVIVVCHALTGSHHAAGRYENEQKFGWWDALIGEGKGIDTSNFFVICVNILGSNFGSTNPLSIEKSTGKQYRLRFPVLTISDVVKAQMRLFEHLGIERAHAVVGGSLGGMQVLCFAIEFPNFAKNVIILASTYQSKAWAIAFNKIAIEGILRDPGFKDGQYDENDIAAQGLTGMALGRMAGHISFLSPSSMDSKFGRNYVETDGLYELTGRFQVDRYMEYNGHGFPKRFDPLSYLYIVKMMNIFDCTRHYDDLAHALLPICAKVTLVAFSGDMLFPPSCMREMHETLQGIGKACDYHEIDSDYGHDAFLVEVDKFEKIIKKVLDE encoded by the coding sequence GTGCTAAATTTAAAAACCGGCAAAGTAAAATTTGACGAGCCGCTCTATCTGGAGAGCGGCCGAATTTTACCCGAATTTGAGCTTGCTTACGAAACCTACGGCGAGCTAAACAAAGATAAAAGCAACGTCATAGTCGTCTGTCACGCGCTAACGGGTAGCCACCATGCCGCGGGCAGATACGAAAACGAGCAGAAATTCGGCTGGTGGGACGCACTCATCGGCGAGGGTAAGGGTATAGATACGAGCAATTTTTTCGTCATCTGCGTAAATATCCTCGGATCAAATTTCGGCTCGACAAATCCCCTCAGTATCGAAAAAAGCACGGGCAAGCAGTATCGTTTGCGCTTTCCGGTGCTAACCATCAGTGACGTCGTAAAGGCGCAGATGAGGCTTTTTGAGCACTTAGGTATCGAGCGAGCGCATGCGGTCGTGGGCGGCAGCCTAGGCGGTATGCAGGTGCTTTGCTTTGCGATCGAGTTTCCAAATTTCGCCAAAAACGTCATCATCCTAGCTAGCACCTATCAGAGCAAGGCTTGGGCGATCGCGTTTAACAAAATCGCGATCGAGGGCATCCTGCGCGATCCGGGTTTTAAAGACGGGCAATACGACGAAAACGACATCGCCGCGCAGGGGCTAACCGGCATGGCGCTAGGACGTATGGCGGGACACATCAGCTTTCTCTCGCCAAGCTCCATGGACTCCAAATTCGGCCGCAACTACGTCGAAACAGACGGTCTTTACGAGCTTACGGGGAGGTTTCAGGTCGATCGTTATATGGAGTACAACGGCCACGGCTTTCCTAAGCGCTTTGACCCGCTGAGCTACCTTTACATCGTAAAGATGATGAATATCTTTGACTGCACGCGCCATTACGACGACCTCGCGCACGCCCTTTTGCCTATTTGCGCCAAGGTTACGCTGGTCGCATTTAGCGGCGATATGCTATTTCCGCCAAGCTGTATGCGCGAGATGCACGAGACGCTACAGGGCATCGGCAAGGCGTGCGACTACCACGAGATAGACAGCGACTACGGCCACGACGCGTTTTTGGTCGAAGTAGATAAATTTGAAAAAATCATAAAAAAGGTTTTAGATGAGTGA
- the guaB gene encoding IMP dehydrogenase — protein sequence MKIVTKALTFDDVLLVPQYSEILPKQVDIKTRFSRNVELNIPIVSAAMDTVTEHRAAIMMARLGGIGVIHKNMDIQSQVKEVRRVKKSESGVIIDPISISPNASVGSALDMMADLHISGVPVVDEENKLIGILTNRDLRFENDRSVLVKDRMTKAPLITAPKGCTLDDAEKIFSQNRVEKLPIVDKDGHLEGLITIKDLKKRKEYPNANKDAYGRLRVAAAIGVGQMDRAKALAEAGVDVIVIDSAHGHSKGVLDTLRQVKAELKVDVVAGNIANPAAVKDLAEAGADGIKVGIGPGSICTTRVVAGVGVPQIFAVDSCSAEAAKYGIPVIADGGLKYSGDVAKALAAGASCVMAGSLLAGCEETPGEVITFQGRQYKVYRGMGSIGAMTKGSSDRYFQEGTAQDKLVPEGIEGRVPFAGSIKEVVHQLVGGLRSAMGYMGSKDIKTLQEKAQFVEITSAGLKESHVHDVVITQEAPNYKVN from the coding sequence ATGAAGATAGTTACGAAGGCTCTCACCTTTGACGACGTTTTGCTCGTCCCGCAGTACTCCGAAATTTTGCCTAAACAAGTCGATATAAAAACGCGCTTTAGCAGAAACGTGGAGCTAAACATCCCGATCGTATCGGCTGCGATGGACACCGTCACCGAGCACCGTGCGGCGATCATGATGGCGCGCCTGGGCGGTATCGGCGTCATACATAAAAATATGGACATACAAAGTCAAGTTAAAGAAGTACGCCGTGTGAAAAAAAGCGAAAGCGGCGTAATCATCGATCCTATCTCCATCTCGCCAAACGCTAGCGTAGGCTCCGCGCTTGATATGATGGCGGATCTGCATATCTCGGGCGTTCCGGTTGTAGATGAGGAAAATAAATTGATAGGAATCCTAACCAACCGCGATTTGAGATTTGAAAACGATAGAAGCGTCCTCGTAAAAGATAGGATGACCAAAGCCCCGCTAATCACCGCTCCAAAGGGTTGCACGCTAGACGACGCGGAGAAAATTTTCTCTCAAAACCGCGTAGAAAAGCTACCTATCGTCGATAAAGACGGTCACCTAGAGGGCCTCATAACCATAAAAGATCTGAAAAAACGCAAAGAGTATCCAAACGCAAACAAAGACGCCTACGGCAGACTCCGCGTGGCAGCAGCTATCGGCGTCGGGCAAATGGATAGAGCAAAAGCCCTAGCGGAAGCAGGCGTAGACGTCATCGTCATCGACTCCGCCCACGGCCACTCAAAAGGCGTGCTAGACACGCTAAGGCAAGTCAAAGCCGAGCTAAAAGTGGACGTCGTCGCTGGAAATATCGCAAACCCGGCCGCCGTCAAAGACCTAGCAGAAGCAGGCGCCGACGGTATCAAGGTGGGCATAGGACCAGGCTCCATCTGCACCACTCGCGTAGTAGCGGGCGTTGGCGTACCTCAAATTTTCGCCGTCGATAGTTGCTCGGCCGAGGCTGCAAAATACGGTATCCCGGTCATCGCAGACGGCGGACTAAAGTACTCGGGCGACGTGGCTAAAGCCCTAGCCGCAGGCGCTAGCTGCGTGATGGCTGGTAGCTTGCTAGCGGGCTGCGAGGAGACTCCGGGCGAGGTGATAACATTCCAAGGACGCCAGTACAAAGTCTACCGCGGCATGGGAAGTATAGGCGCGATGACGAAAGGCAGCAGCGATAGATATTTCCAAGAAGGCACCGCTCAAGATAAACTCGTACCAGAAGGCATAGAGGGCCGCGTACCGTTTGCAGGCAGCATAAAAGAGGTCGTGCATCAGCTAGTTGGCGGCCTACGAAGCGCGATGGGCTACATGGGCTCAAAAGATATCAAAACCCTTCAGGAAAAAGCCCAGTTCGTCGAGATCACGAGCGCTGGACTAAAAGAGAGCCACGTCCACGACGTCGTCATAACACAAGAAGCCCCTAACTACAAAGTCAATTAG
- the gatA gene encoding Asp-tRNA(Asn)/Glu-tRNA(Gln) amidotransferase subunit GatA encodes MITLKEALKLSAGEISELRNELEKKIFADKELGAYVEQLANLPLDKLGAGVPIAIKDNIQVKGWSVTCASKILQGYVAPYNATVVEKLLAAGLAPFGRTNMDEFAMGSTTESSYYGKTLNPLNRERVAGGSSGGSAAAVGAGLAVAALGSDTGGSIRQPAAFCGCVGLKPTYGRVSRYGLGAYSSSLDQIGPITQNVEDAAILYDIIAGHDDKDSTSADIKFESVADKLNADKKLTICVIENYINEASEEAKKALLKAVDVLKAAGHKIIYKNLENSKCDIATYYIIATAEASANLSRYDGVRYGRRAEAKNLKELYINSRSEGFGEEVKKRILLGTFVLSSGYYDAYYIKAQKARAHTKAKYEQILSECDLILMPVAPSTAYKFGELKNPLDSYLSDIYTISVNLAGLPAISVPVAKDADGLNVSAQLIAKAWDEKTLLEGALSLENSIKG; translated from the coding sequence ATGATAACTTTAAAAGAGGCTCTAAAGCTAAGCGCCGGCGAAATATCCGAGCTTAGAAACGAGCTGGAAAAGAAAATTTTCGCGGATAAAGAACTTGGCGCTTACGTCGAGCAGCTGGCAAATTTGCCGCTTGACAAACTGGGCGCGGGCGTGCCGATCGCTATCAAAGACAACATCCAGGTAAAAGGCTGGAGCGTAACGTGCGCGTCTAAAATTTTACAAGGATACGTAGCGCCTTATAACGCAACCGTCGTCGAAAAGCTGCTGGCGGCAGGCTTAGCGCCGTTTGGCCGTACGAATATGGACGAATTTGCCATGGGAAGCACGACCGAGAGCAGTTACTACGGCAAAACGTTAAATCCCCTAAACCGCGAAAGAGTCGCAGGCGGTAGCTCGGGCGGCTCTGCTGCCGCGGTCGGTGCAGGACTAGCGGTGGCTGCTCTAGGAAGCGATACGGGCGGCTCGATACGCCAGCCTGCGGCATTTTGTGGGTGCGTCGGGCTAAAGCCCACCTACGGACGCGTTAGCCGCTACGGTCTTGGCGCCTACTCCAGCTCGCTCGATCAAATCGGCCCGATAACGCAAAACGTCGAGGACGCCGCGATCTTGTACGATATCATCGCAGGACACGACGACAAAGACAGTACGAGCGCGGATATAAAATTTGAAAGCGTCGCGGACAAGCTAAACGCAGATAAAAAACTAACGATCTGCGTCATCGAAAACTACATAAACGAAGCCTCAGAAGAGGCTAAAAAAGCGCTTTTAAAAGCGGTTGATGTTTTAAAAGCCGCAGGCCACAAAATAATCTATAAAAATTTAGAAAACTCAAAATGCGATATCGCAACCTACTACATCATCGCTACGGCCGAAGCCAGCGCAAATCTCAGCCGCTACGACGGAGTGAGATACGGACGCAGAGCCGAAGCTAAAAATTTAAAAGAGCTCTACATCAACTCGCGCTCGGAAGGGTTTGGCGAAGAGGTAAAAAAGAGAATTTTACTCGGTACTTTCGTACTTAGCAGCGGCTACTACGACGCGTATTACATCAAAGCTCAAAAAGCTCGCGCCCACACTAAGGCCAAGTATGAGCAAATTTTGAGCGAATGCGACCTCATTTTGATGCCTGTCGCCCCTAGCACGGCGTATAAATTTGGCGAGCTAAAAAACCCGCTAGACTCCTATCTATCAGACATCTATACGATCAGTGTAAATTTAGCCGGCCTGCCAGCCATCTCGGTTCCGGTAGCAAAAGACGCGGACGGCCTAAACGTCTCTGCTCAGCTCATCGCAAAGGCGTGGGATGAAAAAACGCTGCTAGAAGGCGCGCTCAGTTTAGAAAACTCTATAAAAGGATAA